From Salminus brasiliensis chromosome 21, fSalBra1.hap2, whole genome shotgun sequence, a single genomic window includes:
- the LOC140543258 gene encoding protein SPMIP1, translated as MRNLLTTQNQNCYRELIMKEAYTRLTWKTKYGKDYPASFASRRAKTMGLFNPPKPPTQITLPPVVQPQEKNKKQAPMLVGRTLSEAPLMRPVSPQTKEVLYHGFSKEGKGRSTYLKRRVQKMPEEKFDYPILSSWEYGWRLGDYDHNYKSPANGRSGVVRSTFYARNGIFNIPAQTDKLG; from the exons ATGAGGAACCTCCTGACCACGCAGAACCAGAACTGCTACAGGGAGCTCATTATGAAGGAGGCCTACACTCGCCTCACCTGGAAGACCAAATACGGCAAGGACTACCCCGCCAGCTTCGCGTCCCGCCGAGCCAAGACCATGGGCCTCTTCAACCCACCTAAACCCCCCACCCAAATCACCCTGCCCCCTGTCGTCCAGCCTCAGGAAAAGAACAAGAAGCAGGCCCCGATGCTGGTGGGCCGCACTCTCAGCGAAGCTCCTCTGATGCGGCCTGTCAGCCCCCAAACCAAGGAGGTCCTTTACCACGGCTTCTCTAAAGAGGGCAAAGGTCGCAGCACGTACCTGAAGAGACGTGTCCAGAAAATGCCAGAGGAGAAGTTCGACTATCCGATCCTGTCCTCGTGGGAATACGGCTGGAGGTTAG GCGATTATGACCATAACTACAAATCACCAGCTAATGGAAGATCAGGGGTCGTTAGGAGCACCTTCTACGCCAGGAACGGCATTTTTAACATTCCTgctcaaactgataaactgggGTAA
- the LOC140543257 gene encoding deoxyribonuclease gamma-like, with the protein MQLALFLLLSLGGALSLKICSFNIQSFGESKLSKPAVLNVILESIARCDLMLVMEIKDAKGEAFPQLMTYLNSRYRGRKPEYGFVISQRLGRKSYKEQYAFIYRQRSISVKSVYQYPDTQADDVDAFAREPFVVWFSSTTTDIKEFVIIPIHTSPEAAVKEIDELYDVHHNVSQHWQSENFIIMGDFNAACGYVPKRNWRNIRLRSDTKFLWLTDDKLDTSVKHSTNCAYDRVVLHGENMIKAVRADSVEVYDFKQAFGLTEPEALAVSDHFPLCITVNAARRSG; encoded by the exons ATGCAGCTCGCACTGTTTCTCCTGCTGAGCCTCGGAGGAGCCCTCAGCCTCAAAATCTGCTCCTTCAACATACAGTCCTTTGGAGAAAGCAAACTCTCCAAGCCAGCAGTTCTGAATGTGATACTGGAG AGTATTGCCAGATGTGACCTCATGCTGGTCATGGAAATCAAAGACGCAAAGGGTGAGGCCTTCCCTCAGCTGATGACTTACCTCAACAG CAGGTACAGAGGCAGGAAGCCAGAGTATGGCTTTGTGATCAGTCAGAGACTGGGCCGGAAGTCTTATAAGGAGCAGTACGCCTTCATCTACAG GCAGCGGTCCATTTCCGTGAAGTCTGTTTATCAGTATCCAGACACACAGGCTGATGATGTGGATGCGTTCGCCCGGGAACCTTTTGTTGTGTGGTTTTCATCTACAACAACAG ATATCAAGGAGTTCGTCATCATTCCTATTCACACAAGTCCAGAAGCAGCAGTTAAAGAAATAGATGAGCTGTATGATGTCCACCACAACGTCTCACAGCACTGGCAGTCAGAG AACTTCATCATCATGGGGGACTTTAACGCTGCCTGCGGTTACGTCCCCAAGAGAAATTGGCGTAACATTCGTCTGCGCTCTGACACAAAGTTCCTGTGGCTGACCGATGATAAGCTGGACACTTCAGTGAAACACTCCACTAACTGCGCTTACGATAG GGTGGTCCTCCATGGAGAGAACATGATCAAGGCTGTCAGAGCAGACTCAGTGGAAGTTTATGACTTTAAACAGGCGTTTGGACTCACCGAGCCGGAG GCCTTGGCTGTGAGTGACCACTTCCCTCTTTGCATTACTGTGAATGCGGCCAGGAGAAGTGGTTGA